From the genome of Notolabrus celidotus isolate fNotCel1 chromosome 5, fNotCel1.pri, whole genome shotgun sequence, one region includes:
- the LOC117812373 gene encoding TLC domain-containing protein 2-like isoform X2, whose amino-acid sequence MDLRSTVLVVGGSLCSFKLLNTLVRFLPTLEPACKKQWKWRNTWTSLAHSALTGAWAVLCLHRQPQMLEDLITSHSLLSHSLVAVSTGYFIHDFLDVGLNQPLKQSWELLVHHGTVISCFSLAVTSRLYVSLAVVSLLIEIHSVFLHIRMLLLLSGRRNRPGTEATAARPSVAYNLTRWLNMGTLLVFRVCTMGWMTRWLASHFDLLPRFVLMMGTVGTSLISMMNVVLFYRLLRADFLTNTHNSNSNH is encoded by the exons ATGGATTTGAGGTCGACAGTTCTAGTCGTTGGGGGATCTTTGTGTTCTTTCAAACTGCTGAACACGTTAGTCAGATTCCTGCCAACACTTGAGCCGGCATGCAAGAAACAGTGGAAGTGGAGGAACACGTGGACGTCTTTGGCTCACAGCGCGCTGACAGGAGCGTGGGCGGTTTTATG TTTGCACCGTCAACCTCAAATGTTGGAGGACCTGATCACCTCTCACTCCTTGCTCTCCCACAGCCTGGTAGCTGTGTCAACAG GTTATTTTATCCATGACTTCTTAGATGTGGGATTAAACCAGCCACTGAAACAGTCATGGGAGCTGCTCGTCCACCATGGCACA GTGATCTCCTGCTTCAGTTTAGCCGTGACCTCCCGTCTCTACGTGAGCCTCGCTGTGGTCTCTTTGCTGATTGAGATCCACTCCGTTTTTCTTCACATCAGGATGCTTCTCCTCCTGTCAGGACGGAGGAACAGGCCGGGGACTGAAGCTACAGCCGCTCGCCCCTCTGTGGCCTACAACCTGACCAGGTGGCTCAACATGGGAAC GTTGTTGGTGTTTCGTGTCTGCACAATGGGTTGGATGACTCGCTGGCTGGCGTCCCACTTTGATCTTTTGCCTCGCTTTGTCTTGATGATGGGAACCGTAGGCACGAGTCTCATCTCCATGATGAACGTGGTGCTGTTTTACAGACTGCTCAGAGCGGACTTCCTCACCAACACTCACAACTCCAACAGCAACCACTAG
- the LOC117812373 gene encoding TLC domain-containing protein 2-like isoform X1: MHTHTHEYTAQGAPNAGAHGIRSELGLGGKVEMDLRSTVLVVGGSLCSFKLLNTLVRFLPTLEPACKKQWKWRNTWTSLAHSALTGAWAVLCLHRQPQMLEDLITSHSLLSHSLVAVSTGYFIHDFLDVGLNQPLKQSWELLVHHGTVISCFSLAVTSRLYVSLAVVSLLIEIHSVFLHIRMLLLLSGRRNRPGTEATAARPSVAYNLTRWLNMGTLLVFRVCTMGWMTRWLASHFDLLPRFVLMMGTVGTSLISMMNVVLFYRLLRADFLTNTHNSNSNH; this comes from the exons atgcacacgcacacgcacgagTACACAGCACAG GGTGCTCCAAACGCCGGAGCACATGGGATCAGAAGTGAGCTGGGGCTTGGTGGTAAAGTAGAGATGGATTTGAGGTCGACAGTTCTAGTCGTTGGGGGATCTTTGTGTTCTTTCAAACTGCTGAACACGTTAGTCAGATTCCTGCCAACACTTGAGCCGGCATGCAAGAAACAGTGGAAGTGGAGGAACACGTGGACGTCTTTGGCTCACAGCGCGCTGACAGGAGCGTGGGCGGTTTTATG TTTGCACCGTCAACCTCAAATGTTGGAGGACCTGATCACCTCTCACTCCTTGCTCTCCCACAGCCTGGTAGCTGTGTCAACAG GTTATTTTATCCATGACTTCTTAGATGTGGGATTAAACCAGCCACTGAAACAGTCATGGGAGCTGCTCGTCCACCATGGCACA GTGATCTCCTGCTTCAGTTTAGCCGTGACCTCCCGTCTCTACGTGAGCCTCGCTGTGGTCTCTTTGCTGATTGAGATCCACTCCGTTTTTCTTCACATCAGGATGCTTCTCCTCCTGTCAGGACGGAGGAACAGGCCGGGGACTGAAGCTACAGCCGCTCGCCCCTCTGTGGCCTACAACCTGACCAGGTGGCTCAACATGGGAAC GTTGTTGGTGTTTCGTGTCTGCACAATGGGTTGGATGACTCGCTGGCTGGCGTCCCACTTTGATCTTTTGCCTCGCTTTGTCTTGATGATGGGAACCGTAGGCACGAGTCTCATCTCCATGATGAACGTGGTGCTGTTTTACAGACTGCTCAGAGCGGACTTCCTCACCAACACTCACAACTCCAACAGCAACCACTAG